In one window of Phyllopteryx taeniolatus isolate TA_2022b chromosome 23, UOR_Ptae_1.2, whole genome shotgun sequence DNA:
- the dock11 gene encoding dedicator of cytokinesis protein 11 isoform X1 — protein sequence MSEVRKFTKRLSKPGTAAEVRQSVSEAVRSPVDPEEQPKFIEPLDYEAVVFQRKAQIHSDPQRDLLLCPADDVSESQISRQRRTVFPSVPQNAEREARSLFAQKCINMYKTDWHVINYKYEAYSGDFRMLPSKGLKADKLAAHVFEVDEDAKDEDTSSLCSQRGGVLKQGWLQKANVNSSLSVSMRVFKRRYFYLSQLPDGSYILNSYKDEKHCKETKGSIYLDSCVDVVQARHVTTGVRSAAAKLSVRRGWLLARRMAADSFWLIARRLFLRKWIATPSCPKMRRNGFELKMQERCSHFLAADSEAEMEEWVATLKQALQNSTEACQERRNGGEAPDDDAAGQGRGESQPEGLGRNLQPELTKYARETDQLTKIQRNEGRHKLFSLDPETQRLDFSGIEPDVKPFEERFGRRIAVGCHDLTFSLQGCVSEKGDGVLTNVEPFFISLALFDISKNCKISADFHADLNPPCVKEMLIDTAGQLSPRADAEGGCRPLASEDSLPVLQRASAALLHFPTQAIFSVTHPHADIFLVARVEKVLQNGITHCAEPYVKTCDVTKTAQKVLKAAKQTCQRLGQYRMPFAWAAKQVFKDAQGSLDMDGKFSPLYRQDSGKISTDDIVKLLADTRKPDKSKLQTIPGQLNVTIECVPPDFSNTVTSSYIPVKPFEESCERVSVEVEEFLPEEAKYSYPFTTYKNQLYVYPLQLKYDNQKSFAKARNIAVRIQFRDSDDEGAPPLKCIYGKPGGSLFTSGAYAAVLHHNQSPEFYDEVKVELPVHLHERHHILFTFYHISCESSSKKREAVESPVGYSWWPLLKDGRMRSTELQLPVAATLPPGYLGQDTGKVCGLHLAYAFCCFKMSTFPQTQPDIKWVENAKPLFKMRSRVASTIYAQDLHLHKFFVHCQLMRNTSEDNRAELIKYLKCLHAMETHAMVHFLPTVLTQLFEVLSAATEEGREIAVNSLRVIIHIVSRCHEEGLENYLRSFVKYVFVSQSPAPGNAAYTHEALATAVTAVLKQTADFNTSNKLLKYSWFFFETMAKSMAQYLQEEHRMKMPRAQRFPDTFNQALRSLALSVMPHITIRYAEIPDEARCVNLSLAHLIKRCLTFMNRGFAFALVNHYMCHFRFNDPKALTEMKFDFLTVVCNHEHYIPLNLPMAFGRTKLQRVQDFIPYATELFGPVEQILESGLTEEFCRNHFLAGLLLRDVAAALRRGREVRRLAVSALKNLLIKHAADDRYTAFKNQQARICLLYLPLFELLFQNLKQLSAQPHICNLNGSRDDLASSASTDSKRTSAAIEKDPSLPALNGHVVRRDDSTGSLLPDPGTPDNIDLQRRGSALSGSPGAPVGRLGPYEIRGLLFTFLHVAKTLSDDTLLAYWNKLSPQDVMNFLSLLEICLVQFRYVGKRNIGRSQEACASKLFSPDRKSQTMPATRCHRASAFQTKINQLGTAEASLTLNIGMGASEAEIHHQAVLEGNISTEVCLSVLDVLSLFMQCFKSQLADGDGHNPLMSKVFDVYLSFLKVSQSEAALGHVFAALRAFVNKFPSVLFKGRVTLCELLCCEVLKCCVSKMASSRAEASALLYLLMRNNYEFTKRKTFLRTHLQIIIAVSQLISDVALSGSSRFQESLSIINNFANSDKAMKSTAFPSEVKGLTKRIRTVLMATAQMREHEKDPEMLLDLQYSLARSYASTPELRRTWLDSMARAHLKNNDLSEAAMCHVHVAALVAEYLHRKKLFAGGLAAFKKITFNIEEEAAMKEDTGMQDVYYTEEVLAEHLEICVEALWKAERYELIAHVAKLLIPCYEKRHQYEKLSRLYNTLHRAYNKVMEVIQSGRRLLGTYFRVAFYGQGFFEDEDGKEYIYKEPKLTGLSEISQRLLTLFGEKFGPENVKIIPDSDKVNPKDLDPKFAYVQVTFVKPYFEEKEAPEKKTDFEKCHNINRFVFETPYTLSGKKRGGVEEQCKRKTVLTTANTFPYVKKRVEVVGEKQVDLRPVDVAIDEMRSRTGELHKLCSGADVDMIQLQLKLQGCVSVQVNAGPMAYARAFLRDGKPNQSGNKKAKELRDIFRRFVAACSMALDINERLIKEDQFEYHEGLKSNFKDMVKELSDIIHERIYEEGMMRSLLQNSLNVFRAISGTSADLG from the exons GAGTCCCAAATATCCCGACAGAGGCGGACCGTGTTTCCCTCTGTGCCCCAGAATGCGGAGCGGGAAGCTAGGAGTCTGTTTGCCCAAAAG TGCATCAACATGTACAAGACCGACTGGCATGTCATCAACTACAAATACGAGGCCTACTCCGGCGACTTCCGCATGTTACCGAG CAAAGGCCTGAAGGCAGACAAGCTAGCGGCTCACGTGTTCGAGGTGGACGAAGATGCCAAAGACGAG GACACGTCGTCGCTGTGCTCGCAGAGGGGCGGCGTCCTGAAGCAGGGCTGGCTTCAGAAAGCCAACGTGAACAGCAGCCTGTCCGTCTCCATGAGG GTGTTCAAGAGGAGGTACTTCTACCTGTCCCAGCTCCCGGACGGCTCCTACATCCTCAACTCGTACAAGGATGAGAAgcactgcaaggaaaccaaagGCTCCATCTACCTGGACTCGTGCGTTGACGTGGTTCAG GCACGTCACGTCACGACAGGCGTGCGGTCGGCCGCCGCAAAGCTTTCGGTTAGAAGAGGCTGGCTACTCGCGAGACGAATGGCCGCAGACTCCTTCTGGCTCATAGCTCGTCGTTTATTCTTGCGCAAGTGGATCGCAACTCCCAGT TGCCCTAAAATGCGGCGGAACGGCTTTGAGCTGAAGATGCAGGAGCGCTGCAGCCACTTTTTGGCGGCCGACAGCGAAGCGGAGATGGAGGAGTGGGTGGCCACGCTGAAACAAGCCCTGCAGAACAGCACCGAGGCCTGCCAGGAGAGGAGGAACGGCGGCGAGGCCCCGG ACGATGACGCCGCCGGCCAAGGTAGAGGAGAGAGCCAGCCGGAGGGTCTGGGGAGGAACCTCCAACCTGAACTCACAAAG TATGCGAGGGAGACGGACCAGCTCACGAAGATCCAGCGCAACGAAGGCAGGCACAAGCTTTTCTCTCTGGACCCCGAGACACAG AGGCTGGACTTCTCCGGCATCGAGCCGGACGTGAAGCCGTTTGAGGAGCGCTTCGGCCGCCGCATCGCGGTCGGCTGCCACGATCTCACCTTCAGCCTCCAGGGCTGCGTCAGTGAAAAGGGTGACGGCGTCCTTACCAAC GTTGAGCCCTTCTTCATAAGCCTGGCGCTCTTTGACATCTCCAAGAACTGCAAGATCTCCGCCGACTTCCACGCGGACCTCAACCCGCCCTGCGTGAAGGAGATGCTGATCGACACGGCGGGCCAGCTCTCGCCTCGCGCAGACGCCGAGGGAGGATGCAGGCCCTTAGCGAGCGAAGACAGCCTGCCTGTTCTCCAGAGAGCGTCGGCGGCGCTGCTGCATTTTCCGACACAG GCCATTTTTTCAGTAACCCACCCCCATGCTGATATCTTTCTGGTGGCCCGTGTGGAGAAGGTGCTGCAAAACGGCATCACCCATTGCGCCGAGCCATACGTCAAGACTTGCGACGTAACCAAG ACCGCCCAGAAGGTCCTCAAGGCGGCCAAACAGACGTGCCAACGCCTGGGCCAGTACCGGATGCCCTTTGCTTGGGCCGCCAA GCAGGTGTTTAAGGACGCTCAGGGCAGTCTCGACATGGACGGCAAGTTTTCTCCCCTCTATCGCCAAGACAGCGGAAAAATCTCCACCGACGACATCGTCAAGCTGCTGGCCGACACCAGGAA ACCTGACAAGAGCAAGCTTCAGACCATCCCCGGGCAGCTGAATGTCACCATCGAGTGCGTCCCGCCTGACTTTTCCA ACACGGTGACGTCCTCTTATATTCCCGTGAAGCCCTTCGAAGAAAGCTGCGAGCGTGTATCCGTGGAAGTCGAGGAGTTCCTGCCCGAGGAAGCCAAGTACAGCTACCCCTTCACTACCTACAAGAACCAACTCTACGTCTACCCTCTGCAACTCAAATATGACAACCAGAAAAGCTTCGCCAAG GCGAGAAACATAGCGGTCCGCATACAGTTCCGGGATTCCGATGACGAAGGTGCGCCCCCTTTGAAG TGCATCTACGGGAAGCCAGGGGGCTCTCTCTTCACCAGCGGCGCCTACGCAGCGGTCCTGCACCACAACCAAAGTCCAGAATTCTATGACGAG GTAAAGGTGGAGTTACCCGTCCACTTGCACGAGAGGCACCACATCCTTTTCACCTTTTACCATATCAGCTGTGAGTCCAGCAGCAAGAAGAGAGAAGCCGTGGAGTCTCCgg TCGGTTACTCCTGGTGGCCTCTGCTGAAAGACGGCAGGATGCGGTCGACGGAGCTCCAGCTACCGGTAGCTGCGACTCTGCCGCCTGGATACCTGGGCCAGGACACCGGAAAGGTTTGTGGTTTGCATCTTGCCTATGCGTTCTGTTGCttcaaaatgtccacatttccacAGACCCAACCGGATATCAAGTGGGTGGAAAACGCAAAGCCGCTATTCAAAATGAGAAGCCGCGTAGCATCAACGATATACGCTCAG GACCTGCATCTCCACAAGTTCTTCGTGCACTGCCAGCTAATGAGGAACACCTCAGAGGACAACCGGGCAGAACTTATCAAATACCTGAAG TGCCTACACGCCATGGAGACGCACGCCATGGTGCACTTCCTGCCCACTGTGCTCACGCAGCTCTTCGAGGTGCTCTCGGCAGCCACCGAGGAAGGCCGGGAGATCGCCGTCAACTCTCTGCG TGTCATCATCCATATTGTCTCCAGGTGTCACGAGGAAGGGCTGGAAAACTACCTGCGCTCTTTCGTGAAG TACGTGTTTGTATCCCAAAGCCCTGCGCCCGGGAACGCGGCGTATACCCACGAGGCGCTGGCCACGGCGGTCACGGCCGTTCTCAAGCAGACGGCAGATTTTAACACCAGCAACAAACTGCTCAAG TACTCCTGGTTCTTCTTTGAAACGATGGCCAAATCGATGGCTCAGTACCTGCAAGAGGAGCACCGCATGAAG ATGCCGCGGGCCCAGCGCTTTCCGGACACTTTCAATCAGGCGCTTCGGTCCCTGGCGCTGTCCGTCATGCCTCACATCACCATTCGCTACGCGGAGATCCCCGACGAAGCCCGCTGCGTCAACCTGAGCTTGGCCCATTTGATCAAG aggTGTCTGACCTTCATGAACCGGGGCTTTGCTTTCGCTTTGGTCAACCACTACATGTGCCACTTCAGGTTCAACGATCCCAAG GCGCTGACTGAAATGAAGTTTGACTTTCTGACGGTGGTGTGCAACCACGAGCACTATATCCCCCTCAATCTGCCCATGGCCTTTGGGCGCACCAAGCTGCAGAGGGTGCAAG ATTTTATTCCGTACGCGACGGAGCTTTTTGGCCCTGTAG AACAAATTCTGGAATCGGGCCTGACCGAAGAGTTTTGCCGCAACCACTTTCTGGCGGGCCTGCTCCTCCGAGACGTGGCCGCGGCCCTGCGGCGGGGGCGCGAGGTACGGCGGCTGGCCGTGAGCGCGCTCAAGAACCTGCTGATCAAACACGCCGCGGACGATCGTTACACGGCCTTCAAG AACCAGCAGGCCAGGATCTGTTTGCTGTACCTTCCGCTGTTTGAGCTGCTCTTCCAGAACTTGAAGCAACTGTCTGCCCAGCCGCACATTTGCAATCTCAAt GGCTCTCGGGACGACCTCGCGTCGAGCGCTTCTACAGACAGCAAGAGAACCAGCGCTGCCATCGAGAAAGACCCCA GCTTGCCTGCCCTGAACGGCCACGTCGTCAGGAGGGACGACTCCACGGGGTCTCTGCTTCCGGATCCTGGGACGCCAGATAACATTGac CTGCAGAGACGCGGCTCCGCTCTGAGCGGCAGCCCCGGGGCCCCCGTCGGCAGACTGGGCCCTTACGAAATCAGGGGCCTCCTGTTTACCTTCTTACACGTGGCCAAGACCTTGTCAGACG ACACTCTCCTGGCCTACTGGAACAAACTTAGCCCTCAAGACGTGATGAACTTCCTCAGTTTGCTTGA GATCTGTCTGGTTCAGTTTCGATACGTCGGGAAAAGGAACATCGGCAG GAGTCAAGAGGCGTGCGCGTCCAAGTTGTTCTCACCTGACAGGAAGTCGCAGACCATGCCGGCCACGCGCTGCCACCGAGCCAGCGCCTTCCAGACCAAAATAAACCAGTTGGGCACCGCGGAGGCCTCGCTCACTCTCAACATAG GGATGGGGGCATCCGAAGCGGAGATCCATCACCAGGCGGTGCTGGAGGGCAACATCTCCACCGAGGTCTGCCTCAGCGTCCTGGATGTCCTCTCGCTTTTCATGCAGTGCTTTAAG AGTCAGCTGGCAGACGGTGACGGTCACAACCCGCTGATGAGCAAGGTGTTTGACGTTTACCTGAGCTTCCTCAAAgtgagccaatcagaagccgccCTCGGGCACGTGTTTGCTGCGCTTCGGGCATTCGTGAACAAG TTCCCCTCGGTGCTGTTCAAAGGTCGCGTGACCCTTTGTGAGCTTCTGTGCTGCGAGGTGCTCAAGTGCTGCGTGTCCAAGATGGCCTCCTCGAGGGCCGAAGCCTCGGCGCTGCTCTACCTGCTCATGAGGAACAACTACGAGTTCACCAAGAGGAAGACCTTCCTGCGCACGCACTTGCAG ATCATCATCGCCGTGAGTCAGCTGATCTCCGACGTGGCCCTCAGCGGAAGCTCGCGCTTCCAGGAGTCGCTCTCCATTATCAACAACTTCGCAAACAGCGACAAGGCCATGAAG TCCACAGCGTTCCCCTCAGAAGTCAAGGGTCTGACCAAGCGCATCCGCACGGTTCTGATGGCCACGGCCCAGATGAGGGAGCACGAGAAGGACCCGGAGATGCTGCTGGACCTGCAGTACAGCCTGGCCCGCTCCTACGCCAGCACCCCCGAGCTGAGACGGACCTGGCTGGACAGCATGGCTCGCGCGCACCTCAAGAATAACGATCTCTCCGAG GCGGCCATGTGTCACGTTCATGTGGCTGCGCTGGTTGCCGAGTACCTGCACAGGAAAA AGTTGTTCGCCGGCGGGCTGGCCGCCTTTAAGAAGATCACGTTTAACATTGAGGAGGAAGCTGCCATGAAGGAAGACACGGGCATGCAAGACGTCTACTACACCGAG GAAGTCCTGGCGGAGCACTTGGAGATTTGCGTGGAGGCTCTGTGGAAAGCCGAGCGCTACGAGCTCATCGCGCACGTCGCCAAGCTGCTGATCCCCTGCTACGAGAAGCGCCACCAGTACGAG AAACTGAGCCGACTGTACAACACGCTGCACCGAGCCTACAACAAGGTCATGGAGGTCATCCAATCAGGTCGCAGGCTGCTCGGGACCTACTTCAGAGTGGCCTTCTATGGACAG GGCTTCTTCGAGGACGAGGACGGGAAGGAGTACATCTACAAAGAGCCCAAACTCACCGGCCTTTCCGAAATCTCCCAGCGCCTGCTGACGCTCTTCGGGGAAAAGTTTGGGCCGGAAAACGTCAAGATAATTCCAGACTCCGACAAG GTGAACCCCAAAGATCTGGACCCCAAGTTCGCCTACGTGCAGGTGACCTTCGTCAAGCCCTACTTCGAGGAGAAGGAGGCGCCCGAGAAGAAGACCGATTTTGAGAAGTGCCACAACATCAACCGCTTCGTGTTCGAGACGCCGTACACGCTGTCGGGCAAGAAGCGCGGCGGCGTGGAGGAGCAGTGCAAGAGGAAGACCGTGCTCACAA CGGCCAACACCTTCCCCTACGTCAAGAAACGGGTGGAGGTGGTCGGGGAGAAGCAGGTGGACCTGCGTCCGGTGGACGTGGCCATCGACGAGATGAGGTCTCGCACGGGCGAGCTGCACAAGCTGTGCTCCGGCGCCGACGTGGACATGATCCAGCTGCAGCTCAAACTGCAGGGCTGCGTCTCCGTGCAG GTGAACGCGGGCCCCATGGCCTACGCCCGCGCCTTCCTGCGTGACGGCAAGCCAAACCAGTCCGGCAACAAGAAGGCCAAAGAGCTGCGAGATATTTTCAG ACGTTTTGTGGCGGCGTGCAGTATGGCTCTGGATATCAATGAGCGTCTGATCAAAGAAGACCAGTTTGAGTACCACGAGGGCCTGAAGAGCAATTTCAAGGACATGGTGAAGGAGCTCTCCGACATCATCCACGAGCGG ATCTACGAAGAGGGCATGATGCGCTCGCTTCTGCAAAACTCCCTCAACGTGTTCCGCGCCATCAGCGGGACCTCGGCCGACCTCGGCTGA